In Mycoplasmopsis maculosa, one genomic interval encodes:
- the trmB gene encoding tRNA (guanosine(46)-N7)-methyltransferase TrmB, translated as MRLRNDNKAEQKLLDSGFLYEFKNKKIQLKNDDVLEIGMGKGEMIVELAYLNPNINFYGLEKYATVAAKCIKKAKEYDLKNFKIILEDASKIEEIFEGECNTIWLTFSDPWPKARHEKRRLTYKSFLKKYSLILSKNGLLKFKSDNDKLYEFSLESLLENNWIIIDNGTDLHNSFHNSSNIKTGYETKWSSLGKNINYIFAKKPIL; from the coding sequence ATGAGATTAAGAAATGATAATAAAGCTGAACAGAAATTACTTGATTCTGGTTTTTTATATGAATTTAAAAATAAAAAAATACAACTAAAAAATGATGATGTTTTGGAAATTGGAATGGGTAAAGGAGAAATGATTGTTGAACTAGCATATCTAAATCCTAATATTAATTTTTATGGGCTAGAAAAATACGCAACAGTCGCAGCAAAATGTATAAAAAAAGCAAAAGAATATGATTTAAAAAATTTTAAAATCATTTTAGAAGATGCTTCAAAAATTGAAGAAATTTTTGAAGGAGAATGTAATACAATTTGACTCACTTTTAGTGATCCTTGACCAAAAGCAAGACATGAAAAAAGAAGATTAACATATAAATCTTTTTTAAAAAAATATTCTTTAATATTATCTAAAAACGGACTATTAAAATTTAAAAGTGATAACGACAAATTATATGAATTTTCCTTAGAAAGTTTACTTGAAAATAATTGAATTATTATTGACAATGGAACTGATTTGCATAATAGTTTTCATAATAGTTCAAATATAAAAACAGGATATGAAACTAAATGAAGTTCATTAGGAAAAAATATTAATTATATTTTTGCTAAAAAGCCTATTTTATAA
- the rplA gene encoding 50S ribosomal protein L1: MAFKGGKKIREARASFDKTVAYDLKEAIEIVKRTSYAKFDASVDLVFKLNLDVRKADQQLRGAVLLPNGTGKSIRVLVVTNNPEKQKLSTAAGADIVVDGAALEQKIKEDEFDFDVMVADPAMMPLLGKYGKKLGPKGLMPNPKTGTVTPTPEKAVEELKKGKANYRTDKAGIVHTLVGKVSMSTEALAENIQTVVSLIKKLKPAAVKGTYIQNIVLSSTMGPGIKIKIEK, encoded by the coding sequence ATGGCTTTCAAAGGTGGAAAGAAAATTAGAGAAGCAAGAGCTTCATTTGACAAAACAGTTGCTTATGATTTAAAAGAAGCTATTGAAATTGTTAAAAGAACTTCATATGCAAAATTTGACGCTTCAGTAGATTTAGTATTCAAACTTAACCTTGATGTTAGAAAAGCAGATCAACAATTACGTGGTGCTGTATTATTACCAAATGGTACAGGAAAATCAATTAGAGTTTTAGTTGTAACAAATAACCCTGAAAAACAAAAATTAAGTACAGCTGCAGGTGCTGACATTGTTGTAGATGGTGCAGCTCTTGAACAAAAAATTAAAGAAGATGAATTTGACTTTGATGTTATGGTTGCAGATCCAGCAATGATGCCTTTATTAGGTAAATATGGTAAAAAACTTGGACCTAAAGGTTTAATGCCAAACCCTAAAACAGGTACAGTTACACCTACTCCAGAAAAAGCTGTTGAAGAACTTAAAAAAGGTAAAGCAAACTACCGTACAGATAAAGCAGGTATTGTTCATACATTAGTTGGAAAAGTAAGTATGTCAACTGAAGCATTAGCTGAAAACATTCAAACAGTTGTTTCATTAATTAAGAAATTAAAACCAGCTGCTGTTAAAGGTACATATATTCAAAATATTGTATTATCTTCAACAATGGGTCCTGGTATAAAAATTAAAATCGAAAAATAA
- the rplK gene encoding 50S ribosomal protein L11, whose amino-acid sequence MAKEIVRVRKLQFNAGQAKPGPALAGVGINMPEFTRAFNDATRERGSEPVPVQITVYADKSFDFKLFTSPASYKLKEAAKINKGSSNAKTTIAATITVEQLKAIAEYKLPDLNTKDINAAMATIAGTAKNMGILVEGWDDVVAARKAANAAAKADAKAAAKSAALDAAQAELVESKGKEIEVNVIDEKVEGEN is encoded by the coding sequence ATGGCAAAAGAAATTGTTCGTGTTCGTAAGTTACAATTTAATGCCGGACAAGCTAAACCAGGTCCTGCTTTAGCCGGTGTTGGTATTAACATGCCTGAATTTACACGTGCATTTAATGATGCAACTCGTGAAAGAGGTAGCGAACCAGTTCCAGTACAAATTACAGTTTATGCTGACAAATCATTCGATTTTAAATTATTCACATCACCAGCAAGTTACAAATTAAAAGAAGCTGCTAAAATTAATAAAGGTAGTTCAAATGCTAAAACAACTATTGCTGCAACAATTACAGTTGAGCAATTGAAAGCTATTGCTGAATACAAATTACCAGACTTAAATACAAAAGATATTAATGCTGCTATGGCTACTATTGCTGGTACAGCTAAAAATATGGGTATTTTAGTTGAAGGTTGAGACGATGTAGTTGCTGCTAGAAAAGCTGCTAATGCTGCAGCTAAGGCGGACGCTAAAGCCGCTGCAAAATCAGCAGCACTTGACGCTGCACAAGCTGAATTAGTTGAATCTAAAGGTAAAGAAATTGAAGTTAACGTTATTGATGAAAAAGTTGAAGGAGAAAACTAA
- a CDS encoding thermonuclease family protein, with translation MKKQICGLIILMSFFITSCSFNNAPSFGNKIKIENNIKIIDGDTISFNTNEDRNVIRIFGIDAPEIFKTWKDNAKYENYYAQKAAAFIKEIWNKSEEFYYIPLKKDKYNRIVSKLFYRYFGKEYDIGYELVKEGLARVKYIDIVNKKSEYFTNAEENVNYFYLLKKIENLAKISKKNIWSKSLNEVFHKK, from the coding sequence ATGAAAAAACAAATATGCGGGTTAATTATTCTTATGTCTTTTTTTATAACATCCTGTTCTTTCAACAATGCTCCTTCATTTGGAAATAAAATTAAGATAGAAAATAATATTAAAATAATTGATGGAGATACAATTTCTTTTAATACAAATGAAGATAGAAATGTAATAAGAATTTTTGGAATTGATGCTCCTGAAATTTTTAAAACTTGAAAAGATAATGCGAAATATGAAAATTACTATGCTCAAAAAGCAGCAGCTTTTATAAAAGAAATATGGAATAAAAGTGAAGAATTCTATTACATTCCTTTAAAAAAAGATAAATATAATAGAATAGTATCGAAGCTTTTTTATAGATATTTTGGTAAAGAATATGATATTGGATATGAGTTAGTAAAAGAAGGTTTAGCAAGAGTTAAGTATATTGATATAGTAAATAAAAAAAGTGAATATTTCACTAACGCAGAAGAAAACGTTAATTATTTTTATTTATTAAAGAAAATAGAAAATTTAGCAAAAATAAGTAAAAAAAATATTTGAAGTAAAAGTTTAAATGAAGTTTTTCACAAAAAATAA
- the tig gene encoding trigger factor, giving the protein MNIKNIELNKEKMNIVVEVEFSGESWKKVFNETKTKKVKELKIPGFRPGKAPKHEIEKRITPVAVAYDAVYKAYETEAEQIIEGIKKEHSNIVMMPALVDMPVLSEEKAVIKLQFPLEPDFSNYSLDDVKVEVEKISVSTKEVEEAITRQLQSNALLMPISKTEKTKLGDTVTLNYKGYVNDEAFEGGEAEGFELKLGSKTFIDTFEDQLVDKKIGYKGEVKVTFPEQYPVDKLRGQLATFDVEIVDAKRPESVEINDEAVKTLNVPGVNTVEELKKYVKDQLIVSKTLISLNTTVNSVVQELKTKHNPTVSNEVAKPYADKKLTEVRNQLKQQNIKLSEYLSVIQKSEEEFSNLILEEEKAQLINNLVASSLFKKYSAELSISELGKQVWALETAMQSGLPLELVISFIEPKEGEDASKTEMYYKEAALEFEFKQFVAKKLGGANAEANLKALSSIISKQIENAKKAAEEQKAKTKEAEKSKEETK; this is encoded by the coding sequence ATGAACATAAAAAATATTGAATTAAATAAAGAAAAAATGAATATTGTCGTTGAAGTTGAATTTAGCGGAGAATCATGAAAAAAAGTTTTTAATGAAACAAAAACAAAAAAAGTTAAAGAATTAAAAATACCTGGATTCCGTCCTGGTAAAGCTCCAAAACATGAAATAGAAAAAAGAATTACTCCTGTTGCAGTAGCTTATGATGCAGTTTACAAAGCTTATGAAACTGAAGCTGAACAAATTATTGAAGGTATTAAAAAAGAACATTCAAATATAGTAATGATGCCTGCATTAGTTGATATGCCTGTGCTTTCAGAGGAAAAAGCTGTTATAAAATTACAATTCCCATTAGAACCTGATTTTTCAAATTATTCTTTAGATGATGTAAAAGTAGAAGTTGAAAAGATTTCAGTTAGCACAAAAGAGGTTGAAGAAGCAATAACAAGACAATTGCAATCAAATGCATTATTAATGCCTATTTCTAAGACTGAAAAAACAAAATTAGGAGATACAGTTACTCTTAACTACAAAGGTTATGTTAATGATGAAGCTTTTGAAGGTGGAGAAGCTGAAGGTTTTGAATTAAAATTAGGTTCAAAAACATTTATAGATACTTTTGAAGACCAATTAGTTGATAAAAAAATTGGATATAAAGGTGAGGTTAAAGTTACTTTCCCAGAACAATATCCTGTTGATAAATTAAGAGGTCAATTAGCTACTTTTGATGTAGAAATCGTTGATGCAAAAAGACCAGAAAGTGTTGAAATAAATGATGAAGCTGTTAAAACATTGAATGTTCCAGGTGTTAATACAGTTGAAGAGTTGAAAAAATATGTTAAAGATCAATTAATAGTTTCTAAAACTCTTATTAGTTTAAATACAACAGTTAATAGTGTGGTTCAAGAATTAAAAACAAAACATAACCCAACAGTTTCTAATGAAGTTGCGAAACCATACGCAGATAAAAAACTTACAGAAGTAAGAAACCAATTAAAACAACAAAATATTAAATTAAGCGAGTACTTATCTGTTATTCAAAAATCAGAAGAAGAATTTTCTAACTTAATTTTAGAAGAAGAAAAAGCTCAATTAATAAATAACTTAGTTGCTTCTTCATTATTTAAAAAATATTCAGCTGAATTATCTATTAGTGAATTAGGAAAACAAGTTTGAGCATTAGAAACAGCAATGCAATCTGGTTTACCTTTAGAATTAGTTATTTCATTTATAGAACCTAAAGAAGGTGAAGATGCTTCTAAAACAGAAATGTACTATAAAGAAGCTGCTTTAGAATTTGAATTTAAACAATTTGTTGCTAAAAAATTAGGTGGTGCTAACGCTGAAGCGAACTTAAAAGCTTTATCATCAATTATTTCAAAACAAATAGAAAATGCAAAAAAAGCTGCAGAAGAACAAAAAGCTAAAACAAAAGAAGCAGAAAAATCTAAAGAAGAAACAAAATAA
- the lysS gene encoding lysine--tRNA ligase, which translates to MSKYTEQEQVRRDKLEFYKENNVVAFKKAYNLGELLLSNDIKTKYDNFTREELESKKEKVNITGRLMTVRGPFLVLKDRDGLIQVYFNKKENEEVSKIVSTFDLGDILWVKGIVMKTHTGEITIKSEKIELLTKALKPLPEKYHGLVDTEERYRHRYVDLIMNDESKQRFILRTKVIQWIKEYFNNLDYLEVETPFLHDYVSGAAAKPFTTHHNSLNQDFVLRIATEIPLKKCIVGGLDRVYELGRIFRNEGYDTTHNPEFTTIEFYEAYSNAEGMMNRTEALFKFLVSKIGKSEFINNGTKIDLSKPFKRLNMVDAVSEATGVDFRKVSLEEAVSIAKKYSVKLEKFFTIGHIINALYEELIEDTLIEPTFIYGHPIEVSPLSAKSEDPRFTERAELFINKKEYANMYTELSDPIDQLERFENQLSEKAAGNDEASDIDWDFVEALEYGMPPTGGCGIGIDRLIMLLTETDSIRDVLLFPTLKRIIKK; encoded by the coding sequence ATGTCAAAATATACAGAACAAGAACAAGTCAGACGTGATAAATTAGAATTTTATAAAGAAAATAATGTAGTAGCCTTCAAAAAAGCTTATAACCTAGGTGAATTATTATTAAGTAATGATATAAAAACAAAATACGATAATTTCACAAGAGAAGAACTAGAGTCAAAAAAAGAAAAAGTTAATATTACTGGTAGATTAATGACAGTAAGAGGACCTTTTTTAGTTTTGAAAGATCGTGATGGGTTAATTCAAGTTTATTTTAATAAAAAAGAAAATGAAGAAGTATCAAAAATTGTTTCAACATTTGATTTAGGTGATATTTTATGAGTAAAAGGTATTGTTATGAAAACACATACTGGTGAAATTACTATTAAAAGTGAAAAAATTGAGCTTTTAACAAAAGCACTTAAACCACTTCCTGAGAAATATCATGGTTTAGTTGATACAGAAGAAAGATATCGTCATAGATATGTTGATTTGATAATGAACGATGAGTCAAAACAAAGATTTATTTTGAGAACAAAAGTTATTCAATGAATTAAGGAATATTTTAACAATTTGGATTATTTAGAAGTTGAGACTCCATTTTTACATGATTATGTTTCAGGCGCAGCTGCTAAGCCTTTTACAACACATCATAATTCATTAAATCAAGATTTTGTTTTAAGAATTGCAACAGAAATTCCATTAAAAAAATGTATTGTTGGTGGTTTGGATAGAGTTTATGAATTAGGAAGAATTTTCAGAAATGAAGGATATGACACTACTCATAACCCAGAATTTACAACAATTGAATTTTATGAAGCATATTCAAACGCTGAAGGAATGATGAATCGTACAGAAGCTTTATTTAAATTTTTAGTTTCTAAAATTGGTAAATCAGAATTTATTAATAATGGTACAAAAATTGATTTATCAAAACCTTTTAAAAGATTAAATATGGTTGATGCCGTAAGTGAAGCTACAGGGGTTGATTTTAGAAAAGTTTCTTTAGAAGAAGCGGTAAGTATTGCTAAAAAATATTCTGTAAAACTTGAAAAATTCTTTACAATTGGTCATATTATAAATGCTTTATACGAAGAATTAATTGAAGATACTTTAATAGAACCTACATTTATTTATGGACATCCAATTGAAGTATCTCCATTAAGTGCAAAATCTGAAGATCCAAGATTCACTGAAAGAGCTGAGTTATTTATAAATAAAAAAGAATATGCAAATATGTATACCGAATTAAGTGATCCTATAGATCAATTAGAAAGATTCGAAAATCAATTATCTGAAAAAGCAGCAGGTAATGATGAAGCTAGTGATATTGATTGGGATTTTGTTGAAGCATTAGAATATGGTATGCCTCCTACAGGAGGTTGTGGAATAGGGATTGATAGATTAATTATGCTTTTAACCGAGACAGATTCAATAAGAGATGTATTATTATTCCCAACATTAAAAAGAATTATTAAAAAATAG
- a CDS encoding MAGa7180 family putative nuclease, whose product MSSKPKTRFYNGKEYILDEKERIIILTDEFHDKLLNSKNKFTSFKKFGGSSISDIFETDSFKSQFGAFCHLARLKMPVLQEKYIKAGIAVEPKIFEILKEKYPKLDIEHIRAEDYGYDYFEGKHNILGGVPDGLIPSQNIVLEMKTVNIKKFESWSQENNAGVPLDYRKQAQLYAYLLGFDKYSIVAAFLEDSDYIKPEEIDLNKRNVKTYNFKVNKEMAKDDVKRIIDFYEKYTALGKSPKYQLPRDIDQVEYLKCHNVIEWKQLFDKWKKEGKIDEDIEFNWI is encoded by the coding sequence ATGAGTTCAAAACCTAAAACCAGATTTTATAATGGCAAAGAATATATACTTGATGAAAAAGAAAGAATTATTATTTTAACCGACGAATTTCATGATAAACTTTTAAATTCAAAAAACAAATTTACTTCTTTTAAAAAATTCGGAGGATCTTCAATATCTGATATTTTTGAGACAGATTCATTTAAAAGTCAATTTGGAGCTTTTTGTCATTTAGCTAGACTTAAAATGCCTGTTTTACAAGAAAAATATATTAAAGCAGGGATAGCTGTAGAACCAAAAATATTTGAAATATTAAAAGAAAAATATCCTAAATTAGATATAGAACATATAAGAGCTGAAGATTACGGATACGACTATTTTGAAGGTAAGCACAATATTTTAGGTGGAGTACCTGATGGATTAATTCCTAGTCAAAATATAGTATTAGAAATGAAAACTGTTAATATAAAAAAATTTGAATCATGATCACAAGAAAATAATGCAGGCGTACCATTAGACTATAGAAAACAAGCTCAGTTATATGCTTATCTTTTAGGCTTTGATAAATATAGTATTGTTGCAGCATTTTTAGAAGATAGCGATTATATTAAACCAGAAGAAATAGATTTGAATAAAAGAAACGTGAAAACTTATAATTTTAAAGTAAATAAAGAAATGGCTAAAGATGATGTTAAAAGAATAATAGACTTTTATGAAAAATATACAGCATTAGGAAAAAGTCCGAAGTACCAATTACCAAGAGATATTGATCAAGTAGAATATTTAAAATGTCATAATGTAATTGAATGGAAACAATTATTTGACAAATGAAAAAAAGAAGGCAAAATTGATGAAGATATTGAATTTAACTGAATATAA
- a CDS encoding UU173 family protein: MKILNLTEYKEKLENKDNYVIINANHFIKYYSGQPYWIFNKNSEIPNVDINGFQISEKINKVDNLDLLSLDQEDEEDDDSSKVISSWLKTFDDIENSYIWNYSKENETIYNKVSEQTRDFAKTHLTSNNYEEIIYIKPNDKLYTQFLNTIEAFNNPKVKYIFNPCFLINVSNKENKHFFIKDQSFLFDKELKILYQNRYVSSTNIFDYLKTFFSYNVYKKVGIDLEDIKLIIFEKFFNLEKGKLNFVVTNSAFAAAKYDKNDRSLELEAAIASGRIFNSEFDDFTKISYKGERNFLTSIAHNFVFKNPTIKEDIKENDLFNEKKEYLNFNNSINDIVNSYFIKAPTYSINNEFNLEAESKIGNTDIKVWKQNPLRKNIIHLFAPEIKEYSGNLKKLSTGVVKKDYIDEALGKIKELRQTSNYFNLYAVDLLTKLHKKNKRIIWYDYEGVTTPWPILNNVSPYGQVTHQVSFIETINGKEINVVNIVKDPKKIELIDLVDNVIQLYSNKADIYIVYNKGYENSRNNELLKYVEIEYNNNNLDFIEKMYKIGLKNKDDFKKIINHIHENTIDLWEFIKPCSKDKILGLTSQICFESTFLNENRKNEIIDFMYNKNRKNSISDYNPFKYTCYIYDLHLYSSIKKVEKLATAYKLNLRYKIKEYSKLDVKNGSMALEFAVSRAVGIMDDNVWNSKIEKLKEYCENDVRAMLLTYDFILEFMSSAFSIFKEYEYKLEENEKYTFDEKDMSIKIL, translated from the coding sequence ATGAAGATATTGAATTTAACTGAATATAAAGAAAAACTAGAAAATAAAGATAATTATGTAATTATAAATGCTAATCATTTTATTAAATATTATTCAGGGCAGCCATATTGAATTTTTAATAAAAATAGCGAAATACCAAATGTTGATATAAACGGCTTTCAAATAAGCGAAAAAATAAATAAGGTAGATAATTTAGATTTATTATCATTAGATCAAGAAGATGAAGAAGATGATGATTCTAGCAAGGTGATTTCTTCTTGATTAAAAACATTTGATGATATTGAAAACTCATATATTTGAAATTATTCAAAAGAAAATGAAACAATTTATAATAAGGTAAGTGAACAGACAAGAGATTTTGCTAAAACTCATTTAACAAGTAATAATTACGAAGAAATAATTTATATAAAGCCTAATGATAAGTTATATACTCAATTTTTAAATACAATAGAAGCTTTTAATAATCCTAAAGTAAAATATATTTTTAATCCTTGTTTTTTAATAAATGTTTCAAATAAAGAAAATAAACATTTTTTTATAAAAGATCAATCATTTTTATTTGATAAAGAATTAAAAATTTTGTATCAAAATAGATATGTTTCTTCTACAAATATATTTGATTACTTAAAAACTTTTTTTTCTTATAATGTATATAAAAAAGTTGGAATTGATTTAGAAGATATAAAATTAATAATTTTTGAAAAATTTTTTAACTTAGAAAAAGGAAAATTAAATTTTGTTGTAACTAATTCAGCTTTTGCCGCTGCAAAATATGATAAAAATGATAGAAGTTTAGAATTAGAAGCTGCAATAGCTAGTGGAAGAATTTTTAATAGTGAGTTTGACGATTTTACAAAAATATCATACAAAGGCGAAAGAAATTTTTTAACTTCGATTGCTCATAATTTTGTATTTAAAAACCCGACTATTAAAGAAGACATAAAGGAAAACGATTTATTTAACGAAAAAAAAGAATATTTAAATTTTAATAATTCAATTAATGATATAGTAAATTCTTATTTTATAAAGGCTCCAACATATTCTATTAACAATGAATTTAATTTAGAAGCTGAATCAAAAATTGGAAATACTGATATTAAAGTTTGAAAACAGAATCCTTTAAGAAAAAATATTATTCACTTATTCGCTCCTGAAATAAAAGAATATAGTGGAAATTTAAAAAAATTAAGCACCGGCGTTGTTAAAAAGGATTATATTGATGAAGCTTTAGGAAAAATTAAAGAATTAAGACAAACATCTAATTATTTTAACCTATACGCTGTTGATTTATTAACTAAATTACATAAAAAAAATAAAAGAATTATTTGATATGACTATGAAGGTGTAACTACTCCATGACCAATATTAAATAATGTTTCTCCTTATGGGCAAGTAACTCATCAAGTTTCATTTATAGAAACTATAAACGGAAAAGAAATAAATGTTGTTAATATTGTAAAAGATCCTAAAAAAATAGAACTAATAGATTTAGTTGATAATGTTATTCAATTATATTCTAACAAAGCAGATATATATATTGTTTATAATAAAGGCTATGAAAATTCTAGAAATAATGAATTGTTAAAATATGTTGAAATAGAATACAATAATAATAATTTAGATTTTATCGAAAAAATGTATAAAATAGGGTTAAAGAATAAAGATGATTTCAAAAAAATAATAAATCATATTCATGAAAATACAATTGATTTATGAGAATTTATTAAACCATGTAGCAAAGATAAAATACTTGGACTAACTTCACAAATTTGTTTTGAGTCTACTTTTTTAAATGAAAATAGAAAAAATGAAATAATAGATTTCATGTATAACAAAAATAGAAAAAATTCTATAAGTGATTATAATCCATTTAAATACACTTGCTATATTTATGATTTACACTTATATAGCAGTATTAAAAAGGTTGAAAAACTCGCAACAGCTTATAAATTAAACTTAAGATATAAAATAAAAGAATATTCAAAATTAGATGTTAAAAATGGTTCAATGGCTTTAGAATTTGCAGTTAGTAGAGCTGTTGGAATAATGGATGATAATGTTTGAAATAGCAAAATTGAAAAACTAAAAGAATATTGTGAAAATGATGTTAGAGCTATGCTTTTAACTTATGATTTCATTTTAGAATTTATGTCAAGCGCTTTTTCAATATTTAAAGAATATGAATATAAATTAGAAGAAAATGAAAAATATACTTTTGACGAAAAAGATATGAGTATAAAAATTTTATAA
- a CDS encoding Tex-like N-terminal domain-containing protein has translation MNLSIEYVSKKLSLKTSQVQTVLNLLEEGSTVPFIARYRKGVTEGLDEEMIQKINDLYVYNVELNKRKEAIINILEEKKLLTEDLKNKIIATETKSELENIYEPFKVGKKTKASEAIALGLEPLALLIMNETNEKFNPFNEAKKYLNEKVTTVEFAIEQAEFIISQIISQDIDNRNFIKKQIYSYGTIVSKIKKNAIDEKRIFEQYYDYKENIKRIPNHRILAISRAEDLKIVSYSIENINIQKILYELNNKYFKIKTTGKIIYNALKDSLERLIIPSIEREIKSELFERAEIEAIKLFAENVETMLMAPAVKNKRILAIDPAFVNGCKIAILDEQGSFIAKDIIYPNAPKYHIDHATKVINNLIDKYKINVIVIGNGTASRETEKFISDLIKEKRKLMPNLQIHYAIVSEVGASVYSASEIAIKEFPDLNVEERSAINIGRRFQDPLNELIKIDPKSIGVGQYQHDVNQKDLSKALDFKVDKAVNLVGVDLNTATNEILGYVSGLSKTLAKNIIDYRNEIKKFENRKQLLKVKGLGAKAYEQSVGFLRIHDSKEFFDRTSIHPESYKLARNIVDFLKIDLNDVDEKTIKEANINELAKQFNSNEFDIKLILDSLLNPTKDIRDEKEGYILKQEILEIKDLKPGMIVDGSVQNITDFGVFVYIGIKQAVLIHISNMKKSKDHYINNPSEVVKLNDNIKVEILDIDEERGRIQGKLVYSN, from the coding sequence ATGAATTTATCGATAGAATATGTTTCAAAAAAACTAAGCTTAAAAACTTCACAAGTTCAAACAGTTTTAAACTTATTAGAAGAAGGGTCAACAGTTCCGTTTATTGCTCGTTATCGTAAAGGAGTAACTGAGGGTCTTGATGAGGAAATGATTCAAAAAATTAACGACTTATATGTATATAATGTTGAATTAAATAAAAGAAAAGAAGCAATAATAAACATTCTAGAAGAAAAAAAACTTTTAACAGAAGACTTGAAAAATAAAATAATTGCAACAGAGACTAAAAGTGAATTAGAAAATATATATGAACCATTTAAAGTTGGAAAAAAGACAAAAGCTAGTGAAGCTATAGCTTTAGGATTAGAACCATTAGCTTTATTAATCATGAATGAAACAAATGAAAAATTTAATCCATTTAATGAAGCTAAAAAATATTTAAATGAAAAAGTTACAACAGTTGAATTTGCCATAGAACAAGCTGAATTTATAATAAGTCAAATAATTTCTCAAGATATAGACAATAGAAATTTTATTAAAAAGCAGATTTATAGTTACGGTACAATTGTTTCTAAAATTAAGAAAAATGCAATTGATGAAAAAAGAATTTTTGAACAATATTATGATTACAAAGAAAATATAAAAAGAATACCGAATCATAGAATTTTAGCAATTTCAAGAGCAGAAGATCTTAAAATTGTCTCTTATAGTATAGAAAATATAAATATCCAGAAAATACTTTACGAGTTAAACAATAAGTATTTCAAAATAAAAACAACCGGAAAAATTATTTACAACGCTTTGAAAGATAGTTTAGAAAGATTAATAATACCTTCTATAGAAAGAGAAATTAAATCAGAATTATTTGAAAGAGCTGAAATTGAAGCTATTAAACTTTTTGCTGAAAATGTTGAAACTATGTTAATGGCTCCAGCTGTTAAAAATAAAAGAATTTTGGCAATTGACCCTGCATTTGTAAATGGCTGTAAAATAGCTATTTTAGATGAACAAGGTTCTTTTATAGCAAAAGATATAATTTATCCTAATGCACCAAAATATCATATAGATCATGCTACAAAAGTTATTAATAATTTAATAGATAAATACAAAATAAATGTTATTGTTATAGGGAATGGTACAGCTTCTAGAGAAACAGAAAAATTTATTTCAGATTTAATAAAAGAGAAAAGAAAATTAATGCCTAATTTACAAATTCATTATGCTATTGTTAGTGAAGTAGGAGCTTCTGTTTATTCTGCTTCTGAAATAGCTATTAAAGAATTTCCAGACTTAAATGTAGAAGAAAGAAGTGCTATAAATATTGGCCGTAGATTTCAGGATCCATTAAATGAATTAATAAAAATAGATCCAAAATCAATTGGAGTTGGTCAATATCAACATGATGTTAACCAAAAAGACTTGTCAAAAGCTTTAGATTTCAAAGTAGATAAAGCTGTTAACTTAGTTGGTGTAGACTTAAATACAGCTACAAATGAAATTTTAGGATACGTTTCTGGTCTTTCAAAAACATTAGCAAAAAATATAATTGACTATAGAAATGAAATCAAGAAATTTGAAAATAGAAAGCAATTACTCAAGGTAAAAGGTTTGGGAGCTAAAGCTTATGAACAATCAGTTGGATTTTTAAGAATTCACGATTCAAAAGAATTTTTTGATAGAACAAGTATTCACCCTGAATCATATAAATTAGCTAGAAATATTGTTGACTTTTTAAAGATTGATTTAAATGATGTTGATGAAAAAACAATAAAAGAAGCCAATATTAATGAATTAGCTAAACAATTTAATTCTAATGAATTTGATATAAAACTTATTTTGGATTCTCTTTTAAATCCAACAAAAGATATAAGAGATGAAAAAGAAGGATATATTTTAAAACAAGAAATTTTAGAAATAAAAGATTTAAAACCAGGGATGATTGTAGACGGATCTGTTCAAAACATAACAGACTTTGGAGTTTTCGTTTATATAGGAATAAAACAAGCAGTGCTTATTCATATTTCAAATATGAAAAAATCTAAAGATCATTACATAAATAATCCTAGCGAAGTGGTAAAATTAAATGATAATATAAAAGTAGAAATATTAGATATTGATGAAGAAAGAGGAAGAATACAAGGTAAACTTGTTTATTCAAATTAA